The following is a genomic window from Chryseobacterium ginsenosidimutans.
TCCAGTTACTCCAAACACAAATTGTGCAGGAAAACCAGAATTTTCCCAACTTCTTAGAAAGCTGTATATAGCATTCGTCGCTTTCATAGCATCAGCTTCTGTTTTAAAGAAATCTTCTGCTACTACTACCCCTTCAGGTTTAATATCAACAAAATCATTGTTACAGCTAGCAAATATTGAAAATATTGAGATTGTTAAAAATATTTTTTTCATGACTTTTTAATTAAAATGTTAAATTCATACCCATTGTATAAATAGCAGAAATTGGATAAATATTATTATCTATACCCATTTGCACTCTATCAGTATTCATAATTTCAGGAGAGAATCCGTTATATTTGAAACTTGTAAACGGGTTTTGTGCACTTAGATATATTCTCAGTTTTTTAACGGATAAAGATTGAGCAATTGATGATGGCAAATTATACCCTATCTGAATATTTCTAATTCTAAAATAGCTACCATCTTCTACATAAAAGCTACTTGGTAAAATAATAGATTGGTTTGAAGTAATCATAGAATTGGTGTTGGAAGTGCCCGCACCCGTCCATCTATTATTGTACATATCAAGATCCCAACTTTCATTACCATAACGTTGCTCACGGTTATAATTATAAATTTTATTACCAAATACACCTTGGAAATCTATTCCAAAATCAATTGAATGAACCGCCAAGTTTATTCCAAATCCATAAGTTCCTTTGGGGATGGGGCTACCTAAGAATGTTTTATCTCTGGTATCAATTACTCCATTTCCATCAAGATCCGCAAACTTGAACCATCCTGCCTTTGCTCCGTTCTGCCCGGATGCAGCCGCTTCAGCATCAGTTTGAAACACGCCTGCAACTTCGTATCCATAGTAAGAACCAACAGCTTGCCCTGCTTGTAATCTTACAATTGAATTACCAAATAAACTAGCTCCGGTTTCTAAGAATGAATCTTGATAAACGTTTGTGATCTCATTTTTAAGAGATGTGAAGTTACCATAAACTCCAAGCTTAACACTTTCACTAAGATTTGCATTATAATTTACAGATACTTCAAAACCTTTATTTTTAAAAGAGTAAGCATTAGTGGTGAAATCATACGGATTACTAGCTCCGGAAATCGTGGCTTGATTGATAGCATAAACTATATCTTTTGATTCTTTGTTATAATAAGTTCCCTCAACTTTTAATTTATTATTTAAAAATGCCATCTCAACACCAAAATCTGAACCCGTTGTTGTTTCCCAACCAATTGACGGATCAATCACTCTGTCAACCGTTCCCGCTGGATATCCATTGTTACCATAATATACACCTCCACCAATATTAGTTACAATCGGAGAAAAATCTCTTTTAACTTTCGGGTTACCTAATTTACCCCAGCTTGCTCTCAATTTCAACAAATCAAAAACATTCTGTTCACTCATAAAAGCTTCTTTTGAAACTACCCAGCCAACACTTACAGCAGGAAAAGTTTTATATCTGTCTGTTGATATTTGTGAACTTGCATCTCTACGTACAGAGGCATTTAAAAGATACTTACCGGCATAGTCATAATTTATTCTTCCAAAAAAAGACTCTATTCTTTGCTGATCTTGTGTTGCTTCTGGTCTACCATCAGTAACTGCAGCAGCGGTATCATGATAATTAAAAATATCTGTACCATTACCAATATTTAGAGAACCATTGGTACCGTTATAATTTACATTTTTAGCAGTCCATACATCTTCTGATCTGGAATCTCTAATTCTGGAAAAACCAGCTAGCAATTCCAAATTATGATTCCCGAAATCTTTTTTCCAATTAATAGTGTTATCCCAAACATAATTTCTATATCTGTTATTTCTAGTTATTAGTGTTGATTGTTTTTGGTTACTAGCAGGAACATAAAGTAATGTTGGTGTATATTCATACTGGCTCGGGCTATAATTATCGCTGGTATAACTACTTCTAAAAGTAAAGTCTTTCAAAAATTTAATTTCTGCCCAAACATTATTAAGCAATCTTTCCTGTCTTACTTGAGAACGATAAAGATCAAGCTTTGCCCTTGGATTAGGTACGTTTAATAATGTAATATACTGATAATCTCCAGTCGCAGGATTAATAATATCAAATGCCGGAGGTGCATTACGTGCATCTAATAGAGGATTTTGTGCTACATCAGTACGTGTTTTGGAAAAAGAAAAATTATCTCCAATCGTAATATTATCTGTAATCTTATAACTAAGGTTTAATTTGGTATTAAATCGGTTAAAACCACTTCCAGAATTAATTCCTGTACCGGCTGCTAAATTCCCTTCATCCTGCAGATAACCCACACTACCATAATAATTAAGTTTACCCAGGCTTCCTGAAGCAGAAAAATCATTTGAGTTAATAATACTTGTACGTAAAATCTCTTTTAACCAATTTGTATTACCAGGATATTGTGCTTTCGTTATAAAATCAGAAGGTTGGGGATTAGGTACATCATT
Proteins encoded in this region:
- a CDS encoding SusC/RagA family TonB-linked outer membrane protein, with the protein product MKQSDLKYSCLIAVLYFGMNVNAQTTPRDTLKEQKIEEVVMIGYGSQKKENVTGSIGMVSAKDLADKPNANPLNSVQGKLAGVNIVTSGTPGGSPRVDIRGVGSLSGNTVFIVDGMLTEDISFLNPQDIESMSVLKDPSSLAIFGAKAANGAVIIKTKTGKGKPVFNVNSYLGIKTVTNVPKMVNGDQYIELYNEKVRNDVPNPQPSDFITKAQYPGNTNWLKEILRTSIINSNDFSASGSLGKLNYYGSVGYLQDEGNLAAGTGINSGSGFNRFNTKLNLSYKITDNITIGDNFSFSKTRTDVAQNPLLDARNAPPAFDIINPATGDYQYITLLNVPNPRAKLDLYRSQVRQERLLNNVWAEIKFLKDFTFRSSYTSDNYSPSQYEYTPTLLYVPASNQKQSTLITRNNRYRNYVWDNTINWKKDFGNHNLELLAGFSRIRDSRSEDVWTAKNVNYNGTNGSLNIGNGTDIFNYHDTAAAVTDGRPEATQDQQRIESFFGRINYDYAGKYLLNASVRRDASSQISTDRYKTFPAVSVGWVVSKEAFMSEQNVFDLLKLRASWGKLGNPKVKRDFSPIVTNIGGGVYYGNNGYPAGTVDRVIDPSIGWETTTGSDFGVEMAFLNNKLKVEGTYYNKESKDIVYAINQATISGASNPYDFTTNAYSFKNKGFEVSVNYNANLSESVKLGVYGNFTSLKNEITNVYQDSFLETGASLFGNSIVRLQAGQAVGSYYGYEVAGVFQTDAEAAASGQNGAKAGWFKFADLDGNGVIDTRDKTFLGSPIPKGTYGFGINLAVHSIDFGIDFQGVFGNKIYNYNREQRYGNESWDLDMYNNRWTGAGTSNTNSMITSNQSIILPSSFYVEDGSYFRIRNIQIGYNLPSSIAQSLSVKKLRIYLSAQNPFTSFKYNGFSPEIMNTDRVQMGIDNNIYPISAIYTMGMNLTF